The Desulfatitalea tepidiphila genome window below encodes:
- a CDS encoding histidine phosphatase family protein, translated as MKKTHIHLVRHGEVHNPRKILYGRLPRFGLSANGRRQARETGRFLGDRKIQAVFSSPLLRARQTANEILSFQQRPTLHISNHLNEVHTYFEGVPSDQVDRKRGDIYTGAGEDYEQPVDIFLRVEKFLRRMRRQFEGEEVAAVTHGDVVTFTALWALGWELAPHNKARLKAAGYPVGYPAHASVTTLVFRSTAYEERPEIAYSQPWR; from the coding sequence ATGAAAAAAACACATATCCATCTCGTGCGTCATGGCGAAGTCCACAACCCTCGAAAAATCCTCTACGGCCGCCTGCCCCGCTTCGGTTTGAGCGCCAACGGCCGCAGGCAGGCCCGGGAGACCGGCCGTTTTCTCGGTGATCGAAAGATTCAGGCCGTTTTCTCAAGCCCCTTACTCCGCGCGCGTCAGACGGCCAACGAAATTCTGAGTTTCCAGCAGCGGCCAACCCTGCACATTTCCAACCATCTCAACGAGGTTCATACCTATTTCGAAGGCGTGCCCAGCGACCAGGTCGACCGCAAGCGCGGCGATATCTATACCGGTGCGGGTGAGGATTATGAACAGCCGGTGGATATTTTCCTGCGGGTTGAGAAATTCTTAAGGCGTATGCGGCGGCAATTCGAAGGGGAAGAGGTGGCCGCGGTCACCCATGGGGACGTGGTCACCTTCACCGCGTTGTGGGCCCTGGGGTGGGAGTTGGCGCCGCACAACAAGGCCCGGCTCAAGGCGGCCGGCTACCCGGTCGGCTATCCGGCCCACGCCTCGGTGACCACGCTGGTCTTTCGTTCCACGGCCTATGAGGAACGACCGGAAATCGCCTACAGCCAGCCCTGGCGGTAA